CTCGGCGTCGATGATCTGAAGGAACAAGAAGTATTGCACACGGCGCTCGTCTTCCTTGCGTTCGTCGGCGCTGTACACCTTTCCGGTGACGAAGTAGCGCGCGCCGATTTGCTTGCCCCAGCGGGCGATGTTCGACTGATCGAAGGCCTCCGAGTACTGACTGCGGATCTCCTCGATCAGCTGAGGCTGCAGCTCGCGGTTGATCACGGTGACGTGACCTGCGTTCACCAGCCGCGTCTCGATATCGGTCATCAGCGACTCGAGGGCGCTGTCCACGTGCTCGCTGGTCTCGTTCTTGAGTGGCAACACAGCGATGGTTGGGCTCTTCTCATTTTCCCAGCGCTGGATGATGGCGCTCGACTGCAGCACCTTCATGTTCTCGTTCAGCATCTTCTCGAGATCACGGCGGTCGAGCCCGGTGCTGAACGCCTCGTCATCCAAGCCTTCGACCTCCTCACCGCGCACGGGTTGGGGCCCGCCACACGCGGGGAGCGCCGTGGTGCCCACGAGGGCGAGGCTGAAGCTGAGCGCGATGGCGCGGTTCGAGAGCGAAGCAAGTCGTCGGATCATGGGCATCTCCAAAAGGTGCGCGTTCCCGAGGAGTTTTTTGGGGGCATTTGCACGTGTGAGCAAGGGGTTGAAACCGCCTGATTGGTGCCGCTGTTCCACTGCCACTGTGTGCTCCCGGCGTTCTCGGAGATTTCAGCGCGTTTTGTGGCACCCTTGAGCAATAGGCGGCTCGCAGCCGAGCCGTTGCTTTGCTTGATCGGAGGTCCTCATGGGGTTGGGACGCTGGGTGATTGCGGGGTGTATGGGCGCCGCTTTTGGATGGACGGCGTGCGGCGGAGATAGCTTCACCAGCGGCGCTGGCACCGGCGGAAACGCGAGCGGCGGTAGCGCAGGTGCTGGAGCGGCCGCGGGCGACGGCGGCAACGCGGGCAGCGGTGCGACGGCAAGTGGTGGCGCCGCTGGGACGGGCACCGCGGGGAGCGGAGCCGCTGGCAACGGCGGAACGGGGACAGCGGGCGGCTCCGGAAACGGTGGTGCCGGAGGGGTCCCCAGTGAGTACGCCAACTGCACCGGTCCAGGTCAGTGCCTCCTCGTGCCGTCCAACTGCTGCGGCTACTGCAGCGAGCCCAAGCTCGAGGACTTCATCCCGATCAACTCGAGTTTCGAGTCGGCGTTCTACGGCGACCGCTGCTCGACCATCGACTGCCCAAGTTGCATCACGCAGCTACCGGGAAACTTCACAGCCATCTGCCGCGCCGGGCGTTGTGAGCGAGTGAATGTCTACGACGACGACAAGCTGGTGGGCTGTGAGCGCACTGAAGATTGCCAGCTGCGCTGGGGCTCCCAGTGTTGCGAAGCGTGCGCCCCAAGTCCCGATCAGCTGATCGCGGTGGCCCACGGCACCATCGAGCAAAACCAGTGCGGAAACGGGATTCCATGCCCGGAGTGCCCGACGCCAGGCTATCCGAGCGACGCTTCGGCAGAGTGCATCAATCAGCGCTGCGCGGTGGTCTACGCCAACTGAGCCGGCTTGATTCCTGGCGGAACTACTTGAGCGCCTGCAGGCGCTTCTCGACGTCGACGGGTGTCGCACCGTACTCAGCCGCCTGTTTGACGTACTTGCGCGCGGTGGCTTTGCTCCTGGTTACACCCCAGCCCTTCTCGTAGGCGTCCGCGAGCCCCCAGCAACCATTGGAGTTCTTGCCGTCGCACCCCTTGCGCCAGAGCTTCAAGGCGAGCTTGGGGTCTTTCTGCTGACCATGGGTGCCCTGAGCGATCTTCCACGCGTACTGGACGCAGCTCTCCACCCGCGCGTCGCACAGTTCTTCAGCCCACTCGGCTCTGCAGTTGTAGAACGCGCTTCTGGCTTCTGCTTCGATGAAGCAGGTTTGCTTCCTGAGCGCCGCGGCGCGATCACCCGAGGCGAGCTCTGGAGTCTTCTCATAAAGCGCTGCCAGTTCGACACAGGCTCCTGCGTGTTTGCCGACGCAGGCTTTGTCGTACGACACCGCAGCTCGCACGGGACTCGTTGCTCGCTGGAGTCTTCCAGCCATGTAACAGGCATCAATGACGTCCTTTCCGCAGCCATACTCTGCGAAGGACGCGCGCTTGGCGGGGTCTGGGTGGTTCCAAGCGAGCCACGTACAAGCGCGCGATGGGTCACGGTTACAGGCGTCCTCGATGGTGGCGATGGCCTCCGGCTTCTTGTGACGCCACTGGGCGACTCCGAGCTCGTAGCACCCGTTGGCGTATCCGTAGGAACACGACGCTTCCATCAGTCGTTCGTACTCCTTGGAGTATTGAGACGCCGAGGTCTTTGCGACGTTGTGGCAACCCACTCCGCTTTCGAGTTCACACGAGCGCCGATAGAACTTGACCGCTCGATTGCGGTCTTTGGCGACGCCCTTTCCGAGCTCGTAGGCATAGCCGAGGCTCGAGCACGCATCACCGACTCCCCTCTCGCAGGCCTTCTCGTGGATCGCAGCGGCGCTTAGCTCACTCTTTGGAACGTGCTCGCCCTTGTCATACAGGCTCGCCCACGCGTTGCAGCTTGGTCCGTGACCATCTTCGCAGGCCGTGGTCAAATGCTTAATTCCTGCGGAAACATCCTTCGCGACCCCTTTGCCCACGATGTACATCCAGCCAAGCCTACGGCACGCTTCATCCGACCGTTCGGAGCGAGCACTCGTGCAGGCCTTGCGGAATAGCGCTGCGGCCTGGCCGTAGTCTTGGGCAACTTCGATACCATCGTAGTAGAGGTTTGCTAGTAGCCCGCACGTCTCAGCGGACGTCTCGCAGGACACCTCGTAGAGCTCCTTCGCCCGCCCCGTATCTATCGTGACGCCGTTTCCGTACTGATACGAGATGCCGAGGTTGAGGCAACCGACAGGCAACCCCCCGTCGCAAGCACGGCGGTAAAGTGCCACTGAGCGCGCCTTGTCCATGCTGAGGTCGAAGCCCTTTTCGTAGGCCACACCCAGGTTCAAGCAGCCCCGCGCAACTCCTGCGTCACAAGCCTTGCGGTGCAAGTCGTTCGATCTCTTGCGGTCCTCCTTCAGGCCTCCTTGGCCTTTCCCGTAGAGGATCCCGAGGCCCGAGCAGCTGAACATATCGCCCCGATCGCACGCCTGCTTGTACATCGCGGCGACGTTCGTCAGGTCCTTCTTCACACCATGATAGCCGTACTGCAGTGCGTATGCGTAGAAGCCGCAGCTCGCCGCGCTCCCCTTCTCGCACTGCTGCTTGCACTCTTCTGGTGAGGCTGGGTCGCATGTGTGGGACGTGTTGCCTTGGGGAAATGTGCATTTGTCATCGATCAGCGCCAACCCCTCCGGACATTCGGCGCGCTCGACCTCAGTCGCCGACGCGTCGGCGCCAATGCGCACGAGCTCCAGACGCAACAAGGAGCCGCAGCCTCCAGGGGGAGCCCCGCGGCTCGGGTCCCAGCCGGAGCAGGTCGCAGCATCGCCGTCTCGGGTTTGTTTGAGCTTCGAGCTCTGCGTCTTGCCGGAGGCGCCGTAGCCGAACACTTCCGCCGCGGCGCTGATCTGTCCCGCCTTGCCATCTTTGATGGCGAACGCGCCGACGTACACTCCGCGGATGAAGTGCGTCGCCTCCGCGCAGGAGGGGCTCTTCAGTTCGCTGCGCGCCAAGCTCGGCATCAGCGTGCGCATCTTGCCCACCGTGATGTAAGCGATGTCGAGCGCCGACCCTTGAGTCATTTCCGCGGAGATACTCGCGCCAAGGGTTGGCAGGTTCGCACGGATCTCGTCGGCGTTCGCTAGCTGCAGGGAGTCTTCCTTCTTGCGCACGCCGATGAATCCGTACTTACCCTTCGCCATGCAACCCTGGACGATCTTGATCGAGTTGCAGTCGTACTTGACCGTGGCGACCCCGTCGTTCATCAACGTCTCCAGTGAGCCGCGTTCGTCGGATCGCCAATCCAGGATCAGCGGTGTCGCGAAGTCAGGGACCTCGCGACACTTTCCTTCGCCGAGCTTCTCGCTGTAGCTGGTTTGATCCGTCTGTCCGCCATTTACCGCTGGCTTTGAAGCGCAAGCGGCAAGGGGCAGGGCGAGTGCACATGCTAGCGGAACTAGCGTCGGTGAGAGCTTCCCCATCATCGACTAGATGAGTATCGCACCGCGCCCGGTGACTAAACCCTTTTGCCCTGAGCGGCACGGATTGAGTCCTGCGATGTGGTAGAGCGGCGCCCCAAGTGGCACCCCTTCACGGAGCCACCCGGGGGGTCTGTTATGTCTCGCGCTTCTCGGATGCCAAGCTGCTGAGTCCGCTCGCACTGAGTTTCCACTCGGCGCCTGTAGTGCGGTCCGGAGATGTCAGCAGCTCCAAGACTAGTCGTCCGACGATCTCCGGCGTCAGGGACTCGCCTCGCTTGTTCGCGAACTCCTCAAAACTAATCCCTGCGGCAAGAGCATACGCGCGTGCCGCCATGCCACCGAGCGCTGTCGCCGGGCTCAAATCGGGCAACACGCACTGCACGTTCAGATCGAGTTCGCGCTTCTCCGCTTCGCCCCGAGCGTACCGGCAGAGGAAGCGCTGGGCTTGCTTTGCGCTCGCGTAGCCGCCGGACAGCGGAGAACCTCCGATCGCCGCACCGCTGCTGAATACGATCACGCGCGTCCCTGGCTTCGCGCGCTGCAAGCACTCGCGCAGTAGGTGGAACGTCGCCTTCACCTCACTCTGCCAGTGGCAGCTGAAGCTCTCCCAGTCCATGTCTGCGATGCGACGCATGACGGGGGTCGCGCCCGCGGTGAGCACGACGACCTCGGGCGTGAGTTCATCGAGGACCTGTGCGCAGAAGCTTGGGTCGGCTGCGTCGCCGAGTCGACTGGAGAGGCGTGAGTCCTGGTTTTCGGGGGTGAGGGTGCGGCGCGAGACGATGGTGGTTGCAGCGCCAGCACCCGCAAGAGCGAGCGCCACGCCACGCCCGAAGCCTCGGCTACCACCTAGAACGAGCGCCTTCGTGCCTGAGAGAGTGGGTTGTTTGTCTTGCATGAAAGCAGGGACGACGGCGGGCCTCCGGAGGATACTTCCCGAAGTCACGTATCCTTTGTGCGCCGCTCGGTCGTCCTATTCACGCCATGAAGAATCAGCGCCCCAGCGAGCTCGGCTCTGCCGTCGAGGCCCTCAAGCGGGAGTTCCTACAGGATGTGGAGCGACTGCGTCCGCGGCTTCACCGTTATTGCACCGGGATGACCGGCTCCGCGCTGGACGGGGAGGACATCGTGCAGGAGACCCTGGCACACGCCTTCTTTCGGCTCTCCACCTTGCAAGACCCAGGGGCCCTGAAGGGCTGGCTATTTCGAATCGCCCATAACAAGTGCATCGACTTCATCCGTGCGCGGCAGCGTCAACCGGAGCACACGGAAGCTGCGGAGGGTAGCTACGAAACCCCCGATCAGCTGGAGGCGCAACGAGCCACGGGGGAAGCACTCGAGGCTCTGCTTAGCCTGCTTCCCCCCAAAGAGCGCGCCGCTCTGCTCTTGAAGGATGTCTTCGACTACTCGCTGCTAGAGACCGCCGAGATCATCGACTCGAGTCTCGCAGGCGTGAAGGCCGCTCTGCATCGCGGACGGTCGCGCTTGAAAGCAGAAAGCTCAGCAGGCGGCGTTCAACGGAGCGAAGCTGCGCCGCGCTCGTTCCCCAATCGGGCGCTGCTCGACGCGTATGTGGAGAGCTTCAACGCAAAAGACTGGGGGCGCCTCCAGACTCTGATCCGTGAGGATGCGCGCCTCGAGCTGGTAGGCTTTGCTGAGTTGCCACTGGGGAGCAGCTACCAGACGAACTACGCGGCACTCCCTTGGGAGTGGCGGCTCGGCTTGGGCTACGTGCACGGCGAGCCAGTCGTCATTCACTATCGCAAGTACGCTGACGGCTGGCGCCCTCACTCGGCGATTCGAGTGCAGGTGCGCGACGGGCAGCTCGCCGTAGTACGCGACTACGTTCACATCGACTACCTGCTCGAGTCGAGCGACGTCGACCCTCCGGCGCCCGGTGTCGGTCACAGCCACAGTGCGTGATGACGACGCCGGGGCCGCGCTAGACGACGAACCCGCCTCGCAGGGCTGCGTCGCCCCCACCAGGCGTGCTATATATCGTCAGGATGGCGAGGCAGATCACGCTCCAACTGCGCGTTTGGTTCGCGCGTTGCCTGATCCTCGCTCTCGCTTGGGGCCTAGTCCAAGCTTCGCCGGGTCTGTCCCCCATGGGCGACCAGGAGTGTGAAGCCGACTGTCCGTGTGAGGCAGAGCGGGCGTCCGAGGCTAGTGAGTCTCCTGATTCAACCGCGGGTGTGACTGCCGCCGAGCATGCGGATGAGTGCCCCCAGGGTTGTCCTAGCTGTAGTTGCGCGCCGCTGATGATCGGTCTGCCTCAGAAATCGCAGCAGCTCGCGGTGGTCCTACATTACCGCGAGGTACCGAGCCAGGAGTCCCTCGACGCTTGGCTCCCGGGTCTGCCGCGGGACGTGTTCAGGCCACCGCGGCGCGCCGGCTGACGTCTCAAAGGGAGTCCTGCGCCCAGCGCTTTGCTCGCTCCCCTCTACTCAGCCGCGATCGCGCGCTAGCCGCGCGTTCGCCCGTCCGTGATTGACCTGCGGTCGGAGTGCAGCGCGTCTCGCGCCAGCCGATCCGCTTTGCTCCCGCGCCTTGCGCGAAGGAGAGACGATGTCGTTGAAGTTCGCGATGTATGGCGCGCTCGCGCTAAGCCTGTCGATTGTCGGCTGTGAAGCCAAACCCAGCGCTCAAGCGTCAGAGCGCGCGGGCACCAGTGCCCACGCGCCGAGCGATGCGGTGCCCGGAAGCCATGAGGACTGGTGCGCCGAGCATCAAGTTCCCGAGTCGCAGTGCACTCGCTGCAATGCCTCGTTGATTCCGGCGTTCAAGGCCACGGGAGATTGGTGCGTGGAGCACAACCTGCCCGAGTCGCAGTGCTTGGCCTGCAATCCAGAGCTCAAGATCACTCGCCCCGAAAAGAAGCTATGAGACTCTGCCTTCTAGTCGTGCTGCTGTTCCTGAGCGGTTGTCGGGAGCAGCAGTCAAGCGCGAGTGCGTCTTCGGCGCAGCCGGTGGCGAGCGCGCTCGAAGTGACTGAAAATACCGCGGGGAAATGTGAGCATGGGCTACCCGATGCACTGTGTCCCAAGTGTCACCCGCAACTCGCGGCCGTATACAAGGCGAAGGGAAACTGGTGCGATGAACACGGCTTCCCTGAGTCCTTCTGCCCCATCTGTCATCCCAACCAACAAGCCCCGGACGTTAGCGCGAGCGCTTCGGGCGACGACTGGTGTGTGGAGCACGCACTACCCGAGTCCAAGTGTACACGTTGCAACCCGGGCCTCACCGCGAAGTTCAAGACCGCTGGAGACTGGTGTGAAGAGCACGGGTTCCCGGAGTCGGTCTGCCCGAAGTGCAATCCTCAGCCGTCGCCCCCTGGAGCGGAGGTGCGGGCAATCGAAGCGAGGGTCGTGAAGCTCCGCGATCCGAAGCACGAGGCGGTTGCGGCGATCCGTACGGTGCCGGCTCGAGAGGCCGCGCTGGGCCAGTATTTGGAGTGCCAAGGGCAGATCGCCTACAACCAAGACAAGCTCGCGGACGTTCGAGCGCTGGTGCCAGGAGTCGTGCGGCGTGTCCGCGTGAAGTTGGGTGAGCAGGTGAAGCGTGGGGCCCCCCTGTTCGACGTTCAGAGTAGCGAGGTGGGGCAGGCTCAAGGTGCGCTGATCCGCGCGCGCGGTCGGGCCAAAGCCGCAAAAGCGAACCTAGATCGTCAGCGGAAACTGCAGTCTCAGGACATCGCTTCCGCGCGGGACGTGGAGGTGGCGGAGCAGGAGCTGTCCGCTGCCAAGGCAGACGAACGCACTGCGCTAGTGACGCTGCGTATGACGGGCGCTGCTGGCACGAGCGGTTCCGGTCGCTATACGTTGTCCGCGCCTCTGGCGGGGACAGTCGTGGCGCGTAAGGGGGTCGTGGGGTTGCTGGCGACGGACGAGACACCTCTCGCGACGGTCGCCGACATCAGCTCCATGTGGGTGCTGTGCGAGGTGCCGGAGGTCGACGCCGGCGCGCTCGTTTTGGGCCAAAAGGTGCTGGTTAGCCCTGGTGGAG
The sequence above is drawn from the Polyangiaceae bacterium genome and encodes:
- a CDS encoding penicillin-binding protein activator LpoB codes for the protein MPMIRRLASLSNRAIALSFSLALVGTTALPACGGPQPVRGEEVEGLDDEAFSTGLDRRDLEKMLNENMKVLQSSAIIQRWENEKSPTIAVLPLKNETSEHVDSALESLMTDIETRLVNAGHVTVINRELQPQLIEEIRSQYSEAFDQSNIARWGKQIGARYFVTGKVYSADERKEDERRVQYFLFLQIIDAETSATVFQNKTSVTKALVN
- a CDS encoding SEL1-like repeat protein, with the protein product MMGKLSPTLVPLACALALPLAACASKPAVNGGQTDQTSYSEKLGEGKCREVPDFATPLILDWRSDERGSLETLMNDGVATVKYDCNSIKIVQGCMAKGKYGFIGVRKKEDSLQLANADEIRANLPTLGASISAEMTQGSALDIAYITVGKMRTLMPSLARSELKSPSCAEATHFIRGVYVGAFAIKDGKAGQISAAAEVFGYGASGKTQSSKLKQTRDGDAATCSGWDPSRGAPPGGCGSLLRLELVRIGADASATEVERAECPEGLALIDDKCTFPQGNTSHTCDPASPEECKQQCEKGSAASCGFYAYALQYGYHGVKKDLTNVAAMYKQACDRGDMFSCSGLGILYGKGQGGLKEDRKRSNDLHRKACDAGVARGCLNLGVAYEKGFDLSMDKARSVALYRRACDGGLPVGCLNLGISYQYGNGVTIDTGRAKELYEVSCETSAETCGLLANLYYDGIEVAQDYGQAAALFRKACTSARSERSDEACRRLGWMYIVGKGVAKDVSAGIKHLTTACEDGHGPSCNAWASLYDKGEHVPKSELSAAAIHEKACERGVGDACSSLGYAYELGKGVAKDRNRAVKFYRRSCELESGVGCHNVAKTSASQYSKEYERLMEASCSYGYANGCYELGVAQWRHKKPEAIATIEDACNRDPSRACTWLAWNHPDPAKRASFAEYGCGKDVIDACYMAGRLQRATSPVRAAVSYDKACVGKHAGACVELAALYEKTPELASGDRAAALRKQTCFIEAEARSAFYNCRAEWAEELCDARVESCVQYAWKIAQGTHGQQKDPKLALKLWRKGCDGKNSNGCWGLADAYEKGWGVTRSKATARKYVKQAAEYGATPVDVEKRLQALK
- a CDS encoding SDR family oxidoreductase, whose protein sequence is MQDKQPTLSGTKALVLGGSRGFGRGVALALAGAGAATTIVSRRTLTPENQDSRLSSRLGDAADPSFCAQVLDELTPEVVVLTAGATPVMRRIADMDWESFSCHWQSEVKATFHLLRECLQRAKPGTRVIVFSSGAAIGGSPLSGGYASAKQAQRFLCRYARGEAEKRELDLNVQCVLPDLSPATALGGMAARAYALAAGISFEEFANKRGESLTPEIVGRLVLELLTSPDRTTGAEWKLSASGLSSLASEKRET
- a CDS encoding sigma-70 family RNA polymerase sigma factor; translated protein: MKNQRPSELGSAVEALKREFLQDVERLRPRLHRYCTGMTGSALDGEDIVQETLAHAFFRLSTLQDPGALKGWLFRIAHNKCIDFIRARQRQPEHTEAAEGSYETPDQLEAQRATGEALEALLSLLPPKERAALLLKDVFDYSLLETAEIIDSSLAGVKAALHRGRSRLKAESSAGGVQRSEAAPRSFPNRALLDAYVESFNAKDWGRLQTLIREDARLELVGFAELPLGSSYQTNYAALPWEWRLGLGYVHGEPVVIHYRKYADGWRPHSAIRVQVRDGQLAVVRDYVHIDYLLESSDVDPPAPGVGHSHSA
- a CDS encoding efflux RND transporter periplasmic adaptor subunit; the encoded protein is MRLCLLVVLLFLSGCREQQSSASASSAQPVASALEVTENTAGKCEHGLPDALCPKCHPQLAAVYKAKGNWCDEHGFPESFCPICHPNQQAPDVSASASGDDWCVEHALPESKCTRCNPGLTAKFKTAGDWCEEHGFPESVCPKCNPQPSPPGAEVRAIEARVVKLRDPKHEAVAAIRTVPAREAALGQYLECQGQIAYNQDKLADVRALVPGVVRRVRVKLGEQVKRGAPLFDVQSSEVGQAQGALIRARGRAKAAKANLDRQRKLQSQDIASARDVEVAEQELSAAKADERTALVTLRMTGAAGTSGSGRYTLSAPLAGTVVARKGVVGLLATDETPLATVADISSMWVLCEVPEVDAGALVLGQKVLVSPGGGAAEVGGEVSWIASEVDPRTRLVTLRAGVPNSDRTLRANQFVTAKVEVNGRRSAVAVPRAAVQRVGARDVVFVRTSEALFAPRVVVRRTSGETVQVEGRVKAGDLVVTDGAVFLRTEIMPGSLGAGCCEVGPASEK